A genomic region of Bacillus solimangrovi contains the following coding sequences:
- a CDS encoding peptidase U32 family protein yields MKKPELLVTPTCMNDIELLADAGATAIIIGEQRYGLRLAGEFGREDVKASITIAHNKGMKVYIAMNALFHNDKVEELSDYVKFVSEAGADAIVFGDPAVLMAAREVAPNMKLHWNTETTATNWFTCNYWGSKGAKRAVLAREINMDAIVEIAENAEVEVEVQVHGMTCMFQSKRALIGNYFEYQGKMMEVENRRAKKEMFLFDPERDNKYPIFEDENGTHIMSPNDMCIIDDIEEMIDSGITSFKIDGILKSKEYLVQVTSKWREAIDLCVDDRDAYEDKKESLLEEIESIQPKNRELDSGFFYKETVY; encoded by the coding sequence TTGAAAAAACCAGAATTATTAGTAACACCGACATGTATGAATGATATTGAATTACTTGCTGATGCTGGTGCAACGGCAATTATAATTGGAGAACAACGTTATGGGTTGCGTCTTGCTGGAGAATTTGGACGTGAAGACGTTAAAGCATCGATAACAATCGCTCATAATAAAGGTATGAAAGTTTATATAGCAATGAATGCATTGTTTCACAATGATAAGGTAGAAGAGTTATCTGATTATGTGAAATTCGTAAGTGAAGCTGGTGCGGATGCAATTGTATTTGGTGACCCTGCTGTATTGATGGCAGCTCGTGAAGTTGCACCTAACATGAAGTTACACTGGAATACAGAAACGACTGCTACTAACTGGTTTACATGTAATTATTGGGGAAGTAAAGGAGCAAAACGTGCAGTGCTTGCTCGTGAAATAAACATGGATGCCATTGTTGAGATTGCAGAAAATGCTGAAGTGGAAGTAGAAGTACAAGTTCACGGAATGACTTGTATGTTTCAATCAAAACGGGCATTGATCGGTAATTACTTTGAATATCAAGGTAAAATGATGGAAGTAGAAAATCGTCGTGCCAAGAAAGAAATGTTTTTATTTGACCCTGAACGAGACAATAAGTACCCAATATTTGAAGATGAAAATGGCACTCATATTATGAGTCCAAATGATATGTGTATCATTGACGACATTGAAGAAATGATTGATTCAGGCATAACAAGTTTTAAAATTGATGGTATTTTGAAATCTAAGGAATACCTTGTTCAAGTAACGAGCAAATGGCGTGAAGCAATAGACTTATGTGTGGATGATCGGGATGCTTATGAAGATAAAAAAGAGTCATTGTTAGAGGAAATTGAATCAATCCAACCTAAGAACCGCGAACTTGATTCAGGTTTCTTCTATAAAGAAACGGTATATTAA
- a CDS encoding peptidase U32 family protein: MAIAVPTVVENGKRKIIKKPELLAPAGSLEKLKIAIRYGADAVYIGGREFGLRSNADNFSLEEMTEGVKFANQYGAKVYVTTNIYAHNENMDGLEEYLLGLQDAGITGIIVADPLIIETCGRVAPKLERHLSTQQSLTNWKTAQFWKEEGLERVVLARETSYEEVKEIKENVDIEIEAFVHGAMCISYSGRCTLSNHMTARDSNRGGCCQSCRWDYDLMELDGNDENRFFDKDAAPFAMSPKDLNLIQSIPKMIDIGVDSLKVEGRMKSIHYVATVTSVYRKVIDAYCEDPDNFKIDVEWLNELDKCANRPAAPAFFEGTPGYQEQMFVNHKQATKYDFAGLVLEYDNETQIVTLQQRNHFRPGDEIEFFGPEIENFTQIVDVIYDEDGEEIDAARHPLQIVRFKVEKPVYPYNMMRKENI; encoded by the coding sequence ATGGCAATTGCAGTACCTACCGTAGTAGAGAACGGAAAACGTAAAATCATTAAAAAGCCTGAACTTCTCGCCCCTGCTGGGAGTTTAGAAAAGTTAAAGATTGCGATTAGATATGGTGCGGATGCAGTATATATCGGTGGTCGAGAATTTGGTCTACGTTCAAATGCAGATAACTTTTCACTAGAGGAAATGACTGAAGGGGTAAAGTTTGCAAATCAATATGGAGCAAAGGTCTATGTGACGACTAATATTTATGCTCATAATGAAAATATGGATGGGCTTGAAGAATATTTACTTGGTCTCCAAGATGCTGGAATTACAGGGATTATCGTTGCTGATCCTTTAATTATTGAAACGTGTGGACGTGTTGCACCGAAATTGGAGCGTCACCTAAGTACGCAACAATCATTGACAAACTGGAAAACTGCTCAATTCTGGAAAGAGGAAGGACTTGAGCGTGTCGTATTAGCACGTGAGACAAGCTATGAAGAAGTAAAAGAGATTAAAGAGAATGTGGATATTGAAATTGAAGCATTTGTACATGGAGCAATGTGTATCTCATATTCTGGTCGTTGTACGTTAAGTAACCATATGACAGCTCGTGATTCAAACCGTGGAGGCTGTTGTCAGTCTTGTCGTTGGGACTATGATTTAATGGAGCTTGATGGAAATGATGAGAATCGCTTCTTTGACAAAGATGCAGCACCATTTGCAATGAGTCCAAAAGACCTCAACTTAATTCAATCTATTCCTAAAATGATTGATATAGGTGTGGATAGTTTAAAAGTGGAAGGTCGTATGAAATCAATCCATTATGTTGCAACTGTTACAAGTGTATATCGTAAAGTGATTGACGCATATTGTGAAGATCCAGATAACTTTAAAATCGATGTAGAGTGGTTGAATGAGCTTGATAAGTGTGCAAATCGTCCAGCTGCGCCAGCATTCTTTGAAGGAACTCCAGGATACCAAGAGCAAATGTTTGTTAATCATAAGCAGGCAACGAAGTATGATTTCGCTGGTCTTGTCCTAGAATATGATAACGAAACTCAAATCGTAACTTTACAACAACGCAATCATTTCCGTCCAGGAGATGAGATCGAGTTTTTCGGTCCTGAGATTGAAAACTTTACTCAAATTGTAGACGTTATTTATGATGAGGACGGCGAAGAAAT